One window from the genome of Streptomyces sp. NBC_00708 encodes:
- a CDS encoding SRPBCC family protein, with product MSGHTENEIVIAAPLDLVWEMTNDLENWPQLFSEYAAVEVIERDGERTTFRLTMHPDENGKVWSWVSERTTDRPGRTVRARRVEPGPFQHMDIRWEYAEVPGGTRMHWQQDFAMRPDAPVDDAWMTDNINRNSKVQMELIRQKIEQRDRERRSAAVPAN from the coding sequence GTGTCCGGACACACCGAGAACGAGATCGTCATCGCCGCCCCCCTGGACCTGGTGTGGGAGATGACGAACGACCTGGAGAACTGGCCGCAGCTCTTCAGCGAGTACGCGGCCGTCGAGGTCATCGAGCGGGACGGCGAGCGCACCACCTTCCGTCTGACCATGCACCCGGACGAGAACGGCAAGGTGTGGAGCTGGGTCTCCGAGCGCACCACCGACCGTCCCGGACGCACCGTGCGGGCCCGCCGCGTCGAGCCCGGACCGTTCCAGCACATGGACATCCGGTGGGAGTACGCCGAGGTGCCCGGCGGTACGCGGATGCACTGGCAGCAGGACTTCGCCATGCGTCCCGACGCGCCGGTCGACGACGCCTGGATGACCGACAACATCAACCGGAACTCCAAGGTCCAGATGGAGCTGATCCGGCAGAAGATCGAGCAGCGCGACCGCGAGCGCCGCTCCGCCGCCGTCCCGGCCAACTGA
- a CDS encoding acyl carrier protein, translating to MAEPLTYEELAALMKKGAGLSVDPREMENRSDTGFDEFGLDSLGLLGIVGVLENRHGQPLPADADRCKTPREFLDLVNNSLMTGA from the coding sequence ATGGCCGAACCACTGACGTACGAAGAACTCGCCGCCCTGATGAAGAAGGGCGCCGGGCTCTCCGTCGATCCCCGCGAGATGGAGAACCGCTCCGACACCGGCTTCGACGAGTTCGGCCTGGACTCCCTGGGCCTCCTCGGCATCGTCGGCGTACTGGAGAACCGGCACGGGCAGCCGCTGCCGGCCGACGCGGACCGCTGCAAGACGCCCCGCGAGTTCCTCGACCTCGTCAACAACAGCCTCATGACAGGAGCCTGA
- a CDS encoding ketosynthase chain-length factor, giving the protein MSTRKARRTVVTGIGVVAPNGTSTEAFWKRTQEGMSVLDRVTREGCEDLPLHIAGEVRGFDPVALIEERYLVQTDRFTHFAMAAADMALDDARLGRADYEDQPFGVGVVTAAGSGGGEFGQRELQRLWGQGSTYVGPYQSIAWFYAASTGQISIRGGFKGPCAVVASDEAGGLDAIAHADRSVRRGTDAVVVGAAEAPLAPYSVVCQLGYRELSAAEDPTRAYRPFTSDACGFVPAEGGAMFVVEEEESARERGARVRAQIAGHAATFTTAAHWEESREGLAHAIEGALREAGCAPEEVDVVFADALGSPAADRAEALALADALGAHSRRVPVTAPKTGIGRAYCGGPVLDAAAAVLSMENGLVPPTPNVFEICHDLDVVTERARPAELRTALVLSRGLMGSNAALVLRRPA; this is encoded by the coding sequence ATGAGCACCCGTAAGGCCCGGCGCACCGTCGTCACGGGCATCGGAGTCGTCGCCCCCAACGGCACGAGCACCGAAGCCTTCTGGAAGCGCACGCAGGAAGGCATGAGCGTCCTGGACCGGGTCACCCGCGAAGGATGCGAGGACCTCCCGCTGCACATCGCCGGCGAGGTCCGCGGCTTCGACCCCGTCGCGCTCATCGAGGAGCGCTACCTCGTCCAGACCGACCGGTTCACGCACTTCGCGATGGCCGCGGCCGACATGGCCCTGGACGACGCCCGGCTCGGCCGCGCCGACTACGAGGACCAGCCGTTCGGCGTGGGCGTGGTCACCGCGGCCGGCTCCGGCGGCGGCGAGTTCGGCCAGCGCGAACTGCAACGGCTGTGGGGCCAGGGATCCACGTACGTCGGCCCCTACCAGTCGATCGCCTGGTTCTACGCGGCGAGTACCGGCCAGATCTCCATCCGCGGCGGCTTCAAGGGGCCGTGCGCGGTGGTGGCCAGCGACGAGGCGGGCGGCCTCGACGCGATCGCGCACGCCGACCGCTCCGTGCGGCGCGGCACCGACGCGGTCGTGGTCGGCGCGGCGGAGGCCCCGCTCGCGCCCTACTCGGTGGTCTGCCAGCTCGGCTACCGCGAGCTGAGTGCAGCTGAGGACCCGACGCGGGCCTACCGCCCGTTCACCTCGGACGCCTGCGGCTTCGTACCCGCCGAGGGCGGCGCGATGTTCGTGGTCGAGGAGGAGGAGTCGGCCCGCGAACGCGGTGCCCGGGTCCGGGCACAGATCGCGGGCCACGCCGCCACCTTCACCACGGCGGCGCACTGGGAGGAGTCCCGTGAGGGCCTCGCCCACGCGATCGAGGGCGCCCTGCGGGAAGCCGGCTGCGCGCCCGAGGAGGTCGACGTCGTCTTCGCGGACGCGCTCGGCTCACCGGCCGCCGACCGCGCCGAGGCGCTGGCGCTGGCCGACGCGCTCGGCGCGCACAGCCGGCGCGTCCCCGTGACCGCCCCCAAGACGGGCATCGGCCGCGCCTACTGCGGGGGCCCCGTCCTGGACGCGGCCGCCGCGGTCCTGTCCATGGAGAACGGGCTCGTACCGCCCACGCCCAACGTCTTCGAGATCTGCCACGACCTCGACGTCGTCACCGAGCGGGCCCGCCCCGCCGAACTGCGCACCGCGCTCGTCCTCAGCCGCGGCCTCATGGGCTCGAACGCGGCCCTGGTGCTGCGGCGCCCCGCCTGA
- a CDS encoding beta-ketoacyl-[acyl-carrier-protein] synthase family protein, translating to MTRRVAVTGVGVVAPGGIGAPAFWDLLSNGRTATRGITLFDPAGFRSRIAAECDFDPAAHGLDDEETARADRYVQFAMVAAREALADAGLDPERTDPWRMGVSLGTAVGGTTRLEHDYVAVSERGARWDVDHRRAGQHLERAFSPSSLASAVAEQVGAHGPVQTVSTGCTSGLDAIGYAFHSIEEGRVDVCIAGASDSPITPITVACFDAIKATSPNNDDPEHASRPFDARRDGFVMGEGGAVLVLEELEHARARGATVYCEIAGYATFGNAYHMTGLTPEGLEMAEAINRALGHGRISPQDIDYVNAHGSGTKQNDRHETAAVKRALGAHAHKVPMSSIKSMVGHSLGAIGAIEIAACVLALVNQTVPPTANYESPDPECDLDYVPRTARPLKLRSVLSVGSGFGGFQSAVALTRTGGRTP from the coding sequence ATGACCCGGCGGGTGGCGGTCACCGGAGTCGGCGTCGTCGCCCCGGGCGGCATCGGGGCCCCGGCCTTCTGGGACCTCCTCTCCAACGGCCGCACAGCGACCCGGGGCATCACCCTCTTCGACCCGGCGGGCTTCCGCTCCCGGATCGCCGCCGAGTGCGACTTCGACCCGGCGGCCCACGGACTGGACGACGAGGAGACCGCCCGCGCGGACCGCTACGTCCAGTTCGCGATGGTCGCCGCCCGCGAGGCGCTCGCCGACGCCGGTCTGGACCCCGAGCGGACCGACCCCTGGCGGATGGGCGTCTCCCTCGGCACCGCGGTCGGCGGAACCACCCGGCTGGAGCACGACTACGTCGCGGTCAGCGAGAGGGGTGCGCGCTGGGATGTCGACCACCGCCGGGCCGGCCAGCACCTGGAGCGCGCCTTCTCGCCCAGCTCGCTGGCCTCGGCCGTCGCCGAGCAGGTCGGCGCGCACGGCCCCGTGCAGACCGTCTCCACCGGCTGCACCTCGGGCCTGGACGCCATCGGCTACGCCTTCCACTCCATCGAGGAGGGACGGGTCGACGTCTGCATCGCGGGCGCCTCCGACTCGCCGATCACCCCGATCACCGTGGCCTGCTTCGACGCCATCAAGGCGACCTCCCCCAACAACGACGACCCGGAGCACGCCTCCCGGCCCTTCGACGCCCGCCGCGACGGGTTCGTCATGGGCGAGGGCGGCGCCGTGCTCGTCCTGGAGGAGCTGGAGCACGCGCGGGCCCGCGGGGCGACGGTGTACTGCGAGATCGCCGGGTACGCGACCTTCGGCAACGCGTACCACATGACCGGGCTCACCCCCGAGGGTCTGGAGATGGCCGAGGCCATCAACCGGGCACTCGGCCACGGCCGGATCTCCCCGCAGGACATCGACTACGTCAACGCGCACGGCTCGGGCACCAAGCAGAACGACCGGCACGAGACCGCCGCGGTGAAGCGGGCCCTCGGCGCGCACGCCCACAAGGTGCCGATGAGCTCCATCAAGTCGATGGTGGGCCACTCCCTCGGCGCGATCGGCGCGATAGAGATCGCCGCCTGCGTCCTGGCCCTGGTCAACCAGACGGTGCCGCCCACGGCCAACTACGAGTCCCCGGACCCGGAGTGCGACCTGGACTACGTGCCGCGCACCGCCCGCCCCCTGAAGCTGCGCAGCGTCCTGTCGGTGGGCAGCGGCTTCGGCGGCTTCCAGTCCGCGGTGGCCCTGACCCGAACAGGTGGGAGGACACCATGA
- a CDS encoding cupin domain-containing protein — MTTHRPRIVDLSETQPNRRRGGDLRALLTPTAVGATSGFMGLAIVEPGDRIGEHYHPYSEEFVYVVQGLLEVDLDGETHTMRPDQGLLIPPHVRHRFRNVGDTEARMVFHLGPLAPRPELGHVDTEVTETAEAGAPPERTEAAS; from the coding sequence ATGACCACCCACCGGCCACGCATCGTGGACCTCAGTGAGACCCAGCCCAACCGCAGGCGCGGAGGCGACCTGCGCGCTCTGCTCACCCCGACCGCGGTGGGCGCCACCAGCGGCTTCATGGGCCTGGCCATCGTCGAGCCCGGCGACCGCATCGGCGAGCACTACCACCCGTACTCGGAGGAGTTCGTGTACGTGGTGCAGGGGCTCCTGGAGGTCGACCTGGACGGGGAGACGCACACGATGCGCCCCGACCAGGGCCTGCTGATCCCCCCGCACGTGCGCCACCGCTTCCGCAACGTCGGCGACACCGAGGCCCGCATGGTCTTCCACCTGGGCCCGCTCGCCCCCCGCCCCGAACTCGGCCACGTCGACACCGAGGTGACCGAGACCGCCGAGGCGGGCGCGCCGCCAGAACGAACCGAGGCCGCCTCATGA